In a genomic window of Methylobacter sp. YRD-M1:
- a CDS encoding DUF484 family protein, with protein sequence MTVQQKPELTAAQVEEYLLRYPEFFSDHLQLLEKMRIPHPCGNAVSLISKQLELYRNKHQEQENQLKALIEIARDNDTSISRMHKLTLALLDASTLEEAIANLEMVLSDYFLTDFVAVRIIKHKPDASIANLFISPGSADLNPFTKELAANQPKCGRPTLAQAKVLFGDAAPDVKSCAIIPMVFTELEGIVAIGSREESRFHYSMGNLFLTQMSEIIGTRLISLLAA encoded by the coding sequence ATGACCGTACAACAAAAACCGGAACTGACTGCGGCTCAAGTTGAAGAATATCTCCTGCGCTATCCGGAATTTTTTAGTGATCACCTGCAACTGCTGGAAAAAATGCGCATCCCGCACCCCTGCGGCAATGCCGTATCGCTGATTTCAAAACAGCTGGAGCTGTACAGAAACAAGCATCAGGAACAGGAAAACCAGCTTAAGGCGCTCATTGAGATCGCCAGAGACAACGACACATCCATCAGCCGCATGCACAAGCTTACCCTGGCTTTGCTGGATGCGTCCACGCTGGAGGAAGCCATCGCCAATCTTGAGATGGTCTTATCCGACTACTTTCTGACCGATTTTGTCGCGGTTCGCATCATTAAACACAAGCCGGACGCATCGATTGCCAATCTGTTCATCTCGCCCGGCAGCGCAGACTTGAACCCCTTCACCAAGGAATTGGCCGCCAATCAGCCTAAATGCGGCCGTCCGACACTGGCGCAGGCTAAAGTGCTATTCGGTGATGCCGCGCCGGACGTCAAATCCTGTGCCATCATTCCCATGGTCTTTACCGAACTCGAGGGCATTGTCGCTATTGGCAGCCGGGAAGAGAGCCGGTTTCATTACAGCATGGGCAATCTGTTTTTGACTCAAATGAGTGAAATCATCGGCACCCGGCTGATTTCACTGCTTGCCGCCTGA
- a CDS encoding homoserine kinase: protein MSVYTPVNRLQLEQFFSTYSLGEVTGFEGIKDGIENTNYFVTTTQGRFVLTLFESLTADDLPPFMELMTHLGSSEIACPAPLPGRQPNPLRILNNKPAALFNRLAGAAVASPSIAHCRQIGLHLARLHCATQDYVFPIRNSRGLNWCRSVFAEIGASLCPADRALIDDELRIQFQNSADLLPRGVIHADLFRDNVLFVDGRLSGLLDFYSACTDTLLLDIAITANDWCCDNGIVNPEKITNLLSAYETLRPLEPQERRHWPLMLRAAALRFWLSRLHHRLHPRPGEITQQKDPLIFRHILEQHRRQTSVISPRPAAWPSCFRPAADTRRRTDSDDLECGTDCTASS from the coding sequence GTGTCTGTTTATACGCCTGTAAACCGCCTGCAGCTCGAACAATTCTTCAGCACTTACAGCCTTGGCGAAGTCACCGGTTTTGAGGGCATAAAAGACGGGATAGAAAACACCAACTATTTTGTCACGACCACGCAGGGCCGTTTCGTCCTGACCTTGTTCGAATCGCTGACGGCCGACGATCTGCCGCCCTTCATGGAGTTAATGACGCATCTGGGCAGCAGCGAGATCGCTTGCCCTGCCCCTTTGCCCGGCCGGCAACCCAATCCGCTACGCATCCTGAACAATAAACCGGCCGCGCTGTTCAACCGTCTGGCCGGCGCCGCCGTCGCCTCGCCGTCGATTGCGCATTGCCGGCAGATCGGCCTGCATCTGGCGCGTCTGCATTGCGCCACGCAAGACTACGTGTTCCCGATAAGGAACAGCCGGGGGCTAAACTGGTGCCGGAGCGTATTCGCTGAAATCGGCGCGTCCTTATGTCCGGCGGACCGGGCCCTGATTGATGACGAATTGCGCATTCAGTTCCAGAACAGCGCGGATCTTCTGCCGCGCGGCGTCATCCATGCCGATCTGTTCAGGGACAATGTCCTGTTCGTAGACGGGCGGCTCAGCGGCCTGCTGGATTTCTACAGCGCCTGTACCGACACGCTGCTGCTCGATATCGCGATCACGGCCAATGACTGGTGTTGCGATAACGGCATCGTAAATCCAGAAAAAATCACGAACCTGCTATCGGCCTATGAAACGTTGCGCCCGCTGGAACCGCAGGAAAGGCGACACTGGCCGCTCATGCTCAGAGCTGCGGCGCTAAGATTCTGGCTATCGCGGCTGCATCATCGGCTGCATCCGCGCCCGGGCGAAATAACCCAGCAAAAAGATCCGCTGATTTTCCGGCATATTTTGGAGCAGCACCGGCGGCAGACCTCGGTCATTTCACCTCGGCCTGCAGCATGGCCATCATGCTTTCGGCCTGCCGCAGATACCCGCCGCCGAACAGATTCAGATGATTTAGAATGTGGTACAGATTGTACAGCGTCTTCCTGA
- the dapF gene encoding diaminopimelate epimerase: MINFTKMHGLGNDFVVIDAINQNVDLNAEQIRQLSDRHFGIGFDQLLLVEKPVSANADFKYRIFNADGSEVAQCGNGARCFARFVRDKQLTDKDEIRVDTNSGQLLLHLDEDDLVTVNMGVPRHAPDEIPMLAEEESKYYTVAVNGTERAFGAVSMGNPHAVLQVNDVKTAPVAELGSELERHPVFPERANIGFMQVVDRQHIKLRVFERGAGETLACGSGACAAVVIGIEHHLLDRDVFVELPGGELKISWSGRGEPVFMTGPAVTVFDGTLAL, encoded by the coding sequence ATGATCAACTTCACTAAAATGCACGGCCTCGGCAATGACTTTGTCGTCATTGACGCTATCAATCAAAATGTCGACTTAAACGCAGAGCAGATCAGGCAACTGTCTGACCGGCACTTCGGCATCGGCTTCGACCAGCTGCTTTTGGTCGAAAAACCGGTCAGTGCCAATGCCGACTTCAAGTACCGGATTTTTAACGCCGACGGCAGCGAAGTCGCTCAATGCGGCAATGGCGCGCGCTGCTTTGCCCGTTTCGTGCGCGACAAGCAGTTGACCGACAAGGACGAGATACGCGTTGATACCAATTCGGGCCAGTTGCTGCTGCATCTTGATGAAGATGATCTTGTTACGGTCAATATGGGCGTGCCCCGGCACGCCCCCGACGAAATCCCTATGCTTGCCGAGGAGGAATCCAAATATTACACCGTAGCGGTAAACGGCACGGAGAGAGCATTCGGCGCTGTCTCGATGGGCAATCCGCATGCCGTTCTGCAGGTCAACGACGTAAAAACGGCGCCGGTGGCTGAATTGGGCAGCGAACTGGAGCGGCATCCGGTTTTCCCTGAGCGCGCCAATATCGGTTTTATGCAGGTGGTTGACCGCCAGCATATCAAGCTGCGCGTTTTCGAGCGCGGCGCCGGCGAGACCTTGGCATGCGGCAGCGGCGCTTGTGCCGCCGTGGTAATCGGTATCGAGCACCACCTGCTGGACCGTGATGTTTTCGTGGAACTGCCCGGCGGCGAGCTGAAAATAAGCTGGTCAGGCCGCGGAGAGCCTGTATTCATGACAGGGCCGGCCGTCACCGTTTTCGATGGAACACTGGCGTTATGA
- a CDS encoding fructosamine kinase family protein, producing MNWQIISEHISSATGQIFNVVSSQAVSGGDINSAYRLRGHDKTYFVKLNRADLAAMFEAEFEGLKELASAQALRVPAAITAGSTANHAFLVLENIEFGPSSKASEHLLGRQLASLHAVKQPYFGWHRDNTIGSTRQPNGQYNDWLSFWREQRLGFQLKLAASNGYCGRLQAGGERLLGDLEAVFDGYAPEPSLLHGDLWAGNAAVDRQGLPVIFDPACYYGDREADLAMTELFGGFSRDFYAAYQEALPLDEGYSVRKTLYNLYHILNHLNLFGGGYLRQAESMMAMLQAEVK from the coding sequence ATGAACTGGCAGATTATCTCAGAACACATCTCGTCGGCAACGGGGCAGATTTTCAACGTTGTGTCATCGCAAGCCGTTAGCGGCGGCGACATCAATTCAGCCTATCGACTGAGAGGGCATGATAAAACCTATTTCGTGAAGCTCAATCGCGCTGATCTGGCCGCTATGTTTGAAGCCGAATTCGAAGGGCTCAAGGAACTGGCATCAGCTCAAGCCCTGCGCGTGCCTGCGGCCATCACTGCCGGCAGCACGGCAAATCATGCCTTTCTGGTGCTCGAAAACATTGAATTCGGCCCATCGAGCAAGGCGTCCGAGCATCTGTTGGGGCGGCAGCTTGCGAGCCTGCATGCCGTAAAACAGCCGTATTTCGGCTGGCATCGCGACAATACGATCGGCAGCACGCGTCAGCCCAACGGCCAATATAATGACTGGCTGAGTTTCTGGCGGGAGCAGCGTCTGGGTTTTCAGTTGAAACTGGCCGCCTCGAACGGTTACTGCGGAAGGCTGCAAGCGGGCGGCGAGCGGCTTCTCGGCGATCTGGAGGCCGTATTTGACGGCTACGCGCCCGAACCTTCCCTGCTTCATGGCGATTTATGGGCCGGTAATGCGGCCGTGGACAGGCAGGGGCTTCCGGTGATCTTCGATCCGGCCTGTTACTACGGCGACCGGGAAGCCGATCTGGCCATGACCGAACTGTTCGGCGGATTCAGCCGCGATTTTTATGCCGCCTACCAGGAAGCCTTGCCCTTGGATGAGGGCTACAGCGTCAGGAAGACGCTGTACAATCTGTACCACATTCTAAATCATCTGAATCTGTTCGGCGGCGGGTATCTGCGGCAGGCCGAAAGCATGATGGCCATGCTGCAGGCCGAGGTGAAATGA
- the xerC gene encoding tyrosine recombinase XerC gives MRADAERALTAFFDQLQVEVRASEHTIKNYRRDIGHLIRYCKSKAIDHWIDLKQSDIRAHIAGRHRQGISSKSLQRELSAIRSFYNFLLKKSLTENNPAQYVKAPKQSRKLPKTLDVDQIGGLLEAGTSSVLEIRDLAMFELFYSSGLRLSELAALNLTDIDLPDRSLAVRSGKGGKSRLLPIGGKAVSALENWLVQRLKMAAAIEPALFVSSRGTRLGPRSIQLRLAQWCRKKGIAEHLHPHMLRHSFASHLLESSQDLRAVQELLGHSNISTTQIYTHLDFQHLAEVYDKAHPRAKKKS, from the coding sequence ATGCGTGCTGATGCCGAGCGTGCGTTGACGGCCTTCTTCGACCAGCTCCAGGTTGAGGTGCGTGCCTCCGAACACACGATAAAAAATTACCGGCGGGATATCGGGCATCTGATCCGTTATTGCAAGAGCAAGGCCATTGATCATTGGATCGACCTCAAGCAAAGCGATATCCGAGCGCATATTGCCGGCCGCCACCGTCAGGGCATCAGCAGCAAAAGCCTGCAGCGCGAACTGTCGGCAATCCGCAGTTTTTATAACTTTCTGTTGAAAAAAAGTCTGACCGAGAATAATCCGGCCCAGTATGTCAAAGCGCCCAAACAGAGCAGAAAACTGCCCAAGACGCTGGATGTGGACCAGATCGGCGGCCTGCTGGAAGCGGGAACCAGTTCAGTGCTGGAAATACGCGATCTGGCCATGTTCGAATTATTCTATTCTTCCGGCCTGCGCCTGAGCGAACTGGCCGCGCTGAACCTGACCGACATTGATCTGCCCGACCGCTCGCTGGCCGTACGCTCCGGTAAAGGCGGAAAGTCGAGGCTGTTGCCTATCGGCGGCAAGGCTGTCAGCGCGCTTGAAAACTGGCTGGTTCAGCGTTTAAAGATGGCTGCCGCCATCGAACCCGCTTTATTCGTTTCCAGCCGGGGCACGAGACTGGGCCCGCGCAGCATTCAGTTAAGACTGGCGCAATGGTGCCGGAAAAAAGGCATCGCCGAACACCTGCATCCGCATATGCTCCGGCATTCTTTTGCCAGCCATCTGCTCGAATCCAGCCAGGACCTGAGAGCCGTGCAGGAACTGCTCGGACACAGCAATATCAGTACGACGCAGATCTATACGCATCTGGATTTCCAGCATCTGGCTGAAGTCTACGACAAAGCCCATCCAAGAGCCAAAAAAAAATCATAG
- the lysA gene encoding diaminopimelate decarboxylase: MDYFNYRNDELFAEDVAVQDIVYKYGSPCYIYSRATLERHWHAFDRAFGDQPHLICYAVKANSNIAILNLLARLGSGFDIVSLGEMERVLAAGGDPGKIVFSGVGKREDEILAALKVGIRCFNVEVSDELDRINLLAGQLGVIAPVSFRVNPDVDAKTHPYISTGLKENKFGIDIEQALSEYRRAAALPYINVVGIDCHIGSQLTEARPFLDALDRVLNLVSTLKAEGIALHHLDLGGGLGIRYKDEQPPEPAGYIGAVLDRLGANDFEILVEPGRAIVGNAGILVTQVEYLKPTAHKNFAIVDAAMNDLVRPSLYSAWQEIIPVKKQSQAPEMRWDIVGPVCETGDFLGKERTLRIAQGDLLAVRSSGAYGFSMSSNYNSRPRVAELMVDGSDLHLIRARETITQLWAGEQLLP, encoded by the coding sequence ATGGATTATTTCAATTATCGAAATGACGAGCTATTCGCCGAAGATGTGGCGGTGCAGGACATCGTCTATAAATATGGCAGTCCTTGTTACATTTATTCCAGAGCCACATTGGAACGGCATTGGCACGCCTTTGATCGGGCTTTTGGCGACCAGCCGCACCTGATCTGCTACGCCGTCAAAGCCAACTCCAATATTGCCATTCTCAATTTGCTGGCCCGCCTGGGATCAGGCTTTGATATCGTCTCGCTGGGCGAAATGGAGCGCGTGCTTGCCGCCGGCGGCGATCCCGGAAAAATCGTGTTCTCGGGCGTCGGCAAACGCGAAGATGAAATTCTGGCCGCATTGAAAGTCGGCATACGCTGTTTTAATGTTGAAGTCAGCGACGAACTGGACCGGATCAACCTGCTTGCTGGGCAACTGGGCGTTATTGCGCCGGTGTCTTTCCGGGTCAATCCCGACGTCGACGCCAAAACCCATCCTTATATCTCGACCGGTCTGAAAGAAAACAAATTCGGCATCGACATCGAGCAGGCCTTGAGCGAATACCGACGTGCCGCCGCTTTGCCTTATATCAACGTGGTTGGCATAGATTGCCATATCGGCTCGCAACTGACCGAGGCCCGGCCTTTCCTTGATGCGCTGGATCGCGTGCTGAATCTGGTATCAACCCTCAAAGCCGAAGGCATCGCTCTGCATCATCTGGACCTGGGCGGCGGACTCGGCATCCGCTACAAGGACGAACAGCCGCCCGAGCCGGCCGGCTACATCGGGGCTGTGCTGGACCGTCTGGGCGCCAACGATTTTGAAATCCTGGTAGAGCCAGGCCGCGCCATCGTCGGCAATGCCGGCATTCTGGTTACCCAGGTTGAATATCTCAAACCGACAGCCCACAAAAACTTCGCCATCGTCGATGCGGCCATGAACGACCTGGTGCGTCCTTCTTTATACAGCGCCTGGCAGGAAATCATCCCGGTCAAAAAGCAAAGCCAGGCGCCGGAGATGCGCTGGGACATCGTCGGCCCGGTTTGCGAAACGGGCGATTTCCTGGGCAAGGAACGCACGCTTAGAATCGCCCAGGGCGACTTATTGGCGGTACGGTCATCGGGCGCTTACGGATTTTCCATGAGTTCGAATTACAACTCCAGACCGCGTGTCGCCGAACTGATGGTCGACGGAAGCGATCTGCACTTGATCAGAGCAAGGGAAACGATCACCCAGCTTTGGGCCGGAGAGCAGCTGCTGCCATGA
- the lptM gene encoding LPS translocon maturation chaperone LptM: MKIYKLLLLLLLSSVVAGCGQPGPLYLPDQQPPIHVKQEKDK, encoded by the coding sequence ATGAAAATCTATAAATTACTACTATTATTACTGCTAAGCTCAGTTGTTGCAGGTTGCGGACAGCCGGGTCCGCTTTATTTGCCGGACCAACAGCCGCCCATTCATGTAAAACAGGAAAAAGACAAATAA